From Aegilops tauschii subsp. strangulata cultivar AL8/78 chromosome 5, Aet v6.0, whole genome shotgun sequence:
AATttcattaacattttttaatacatgaactttttaaaaatcaCGAGCATTTTTTAATTTCCCGAACATTTTTTTTTAATTTCGAACATTGTTTGAATAAGCAAACATTTTTTATAAAAGCATGATTTTTTTAATAGACAAACATTTTATGTTTGTTAAATATTTATTTAAAAATTCTCATTTTAAACCTTTTTGAACTCCCAAAATATTTAAAGTAAAAAAATGAAAAGGGAAAAGAATataaaaataaaacagaaatTGAAAAACAGACCACCCagacatgggccggcccaaacaGGCGGTTGCGCTTTCACCCAGCGCACAGAGCACAGTAGAGGAGGTCCCTATTGTATGGGGCGGCACAGAAGGGGCATTTCCCTGTGTGAACCATTTTTTAATCATTTATAGGTGGCATTGGTGGGTAATATTTTGCAAATATGGGGGCAATTTGCGTGACATACCGCGAGAAGCTTTTTATTAGGTATAGAAAAAAACATAGTTTGCGTCAGAGAATCTCTTATTGGGAAGGGCAGCACTCTACGCTGACCCAAATTTGGGCTGGTCAAATCGCAGTCACATGATGTATGCGCTAGCAGCCGTACGATTCGCCTCAGCCTGCACCCTGCACATGTcgtcttcccccccccccccccccccccccccccgcgcgcgcgcATGCTTATTTCTGTCGCCTCCCATGCAGTCTCTCGATTGAAGCTCCTGCGCGCAGCGGCATAGCTTGTCGGGCCGCTCACTACTGCATTGTTGGTGCCCACGTGGGCCTGCCCCTATGCTGCTACCGCACTGCCGGTTCCAGCAAAATTGACCACTGGTCGAAGCATTCCTCAGTAATTGCggctccgccagcgccggcgccaATTGCAGCACATCGCTGGTGGTACCTGTTGCAGCAAATCACATCATCGTCGTTGACGGCCATACTTCATCATCGCcggcgccagttccagcacatcACTGGTGGTACCAGTTGTAGCAAAACACGGCGCCGTCGTCGACGACCATACTTCACCGTTGCTGGTTGCATCACATCTGGTCCCCTGTGGTAGCTTTCTCGTTGCCGGTTGCAGCAAACGCAGCACCACCTACTCCGGTCACACTTCATGGGCACCCCCCGATTGTAGCATATTTGGTTGCCATCCTCGATGGCCGGCGAGGCGCCATCCGTGTACACAGGATGTAGCGAAAATGTTGCCCGGTAGTAGCAAAATCAAGACGTGGTTGAAACAAAAACCATTGTCTCGTTGTCGGGGGTCGCCAGCTATGTCGtaatggatgtagcaaaaaaatCTTCGATGGTAGCAAAAATAGACGATGGTTGCAGCAAAAAGCGCACCATTGCCATCGCGGGTTCGTGCTAATTATGAATGATTGCAGCAAAAAAGTTGCCGGTGGTAGCTTCCACCATCGCCGGTTGCAGCACGTCGGAAACACAGTTCCTCCCCGCCAGCCTCGTCGGCCCGGCCTTCTCTCAACACAACGCCGCCGGTGATCATTGTGTCGTCCCTGAGGTCTGCCCCCGCCGCATCTTCCACGCCCCAACACGCGTGGCCATGGGACATGAGCAGCACGAGGGCGCTGCGATGGCGACGGGCGCGGCCATGGCGACGAGGTTGCAGCAAAAAGGCAGTGGGATTGGGTTTTTGTGCTGCTTAGCAGCGGGCGCGATGGGCGCGCGGCTAGGCGCGAGCCCACTGGCCGGTGGTGCTAGCCGGGGAAAAGGGGCGATCAGGAAGATAagggaaaaaactggacgcaggAGGACGTGGGATAGACATAAGACCTGTAGACCGAATGCTTGCGACGTGACTGGTTGCGCGTTCGTGGCATGTACAATGGTAGCATATGGATACAGATGCCCCATAACAAAAAGTAGCTTGAGGCAACTAGCTACattaatttttttctccccaacgCAAGCTACTACTAGTGGACATCATCAAGAAATAgaaaataattttttttacatATGCATCTCTACTCTTCAGTTCAACATTTTCAGCTTTTTACGTCGGATCACATTTTTTCTTTCCAAGCACCCGCCTCTTCCAGAGGAACCCACTTCCCTATCCAAACCTACTTTCTTTGACATCCGATCCTACATGGCATATGGGGCATCAACATGAGGCTATGCATTGGCCGTGCTCAGCCGGCACACTTGTTGGCATGCTTTTCCATTGAAAAAAAAGGAAGCAAATGATTTTTTAGGGTCAGCAAATAATTTCTTTGAGGAATGTGCAGACATATCATTTAGATTTGAGCTTTCCTAAGCTGAGACAACCTAGACAATTGACAATATAACAGTTGAAAAATAAACTTAAGAAAGTAGAAAAAATTATCGAAAAAACGTAGTATGCGTCACAGAATCTCATCATTAATTAGAAAATTGGCATGCTTTCCATTGATAAAAAGGAAGCAAATGATTTTTAGGATCTTTTTATTTTGGGATGAGTTGTTTCCTTTTTGTCTCAGATTTTTACCTTTCGGTTGGAGAATTGAAACTTGTCACGTGTATATGCCTAGCAATCACCGAGCATAAATAGAGCCGATTCTTGTTAGCGTGCATCGAGGAGAAGAATTTTGTCTCCATCCCGAAAGCAAGCGATGGAAGCGACGAGGGACACAGCGCAGTCCTGCTCCGGCGGCCAGGCGGCGCTCGCTGCCAGGCTCGCGAGTCGCCTCGCCGACGACAACGCGGACAGCAACCTGGTGCTCTCGCCGCTGTCCATCTACGCGGCGCTCGCGCTCCTGGCCGCCGGCGCGCGGGGCGCCACCCTTGACGAGATCCTGGGCGTCCTCGGCGCGCCGTCTCGCGCCGCGCTCGACGAGTTCCTCTCGCGCGTGGCGGAGGACGCGCTCAAGGACCACTCCGAGTCCGGCGGGCCGCGCGTCGCGTTCGCGCATGGCGTGTGGACCGACCTCGCGTGCCCGCTGAAGCCGGCCTACCGCCACGCCGCCGTGAGCACGTACAAGGCCGATGCCAGCACCGTCGACTTCCGCAACGACCCGGAGGCGGCACGGGGCCAGATCAACGCGTGGGTCGCGCAGGTCACGAGCAACCTGATCGGCTCCGTCCTTGGCCCCCGATCCATAACGCCGCTCACCCGCGTCGTGCTCGGCAACGCCATGTACTTCAAGGGCAAGTGGGAGAAGCCCTTCGACAAGGAGGACACCGCCAACAAACCCTTCCACCGGCTCGACGGCCGCACCGTCGAAGTGCCATTCATGAAGAGCTGGAGTTCCCAGTTCATCGCCGTGCACGAAGGGTTCAAGGTGCTCAAACTCCGGTACCAAATGACTCAAGCGCATGGTAATCCGTTTGCCCATTCACAGTCTCGATGCTTTCACTCGCGGGGCACACTAATGCATTACGTCTTGCTAACCTGTTGACAGGGTGGTGCGCCGATCGTACACAGTTTTCTATGTGCATCTTCCTTCCTGATGCCTTCGACGGCTTGCCGAGCCTGGTCGACGCGATAGCATCTCAACCTGGCTTCCTGCACAAGCACCTGTCCGAGGAGAAGATCGACGTTAGGAAGTTCCGGGTGCCCAAGTTCAAGCTGTCCTTCCACAACAGCCTCGTCACCGTTCTCAAGAAGCTTGGGCTTCAGTTGCCTTTCAGCGACCAAGCCGACCTGTCTGACATGGTCGAAGGTGATGAATCCGGCTTGCCATTGGTCCTGA
This genomic window contains:
- the LOC109779900 gene encoding putative serpin-Z8, which encodes MEATRDTAQSCSGGQAALAARLASRLADDNADSNLVLSPLSIYAALALLAAGARGATLDEILGVLGAPSRAALDEFLSRVAEDALKDHSESGGPRVAFAHGVWTDLACPLKPAYRHAAVSTYKADASTVDFRNDPEAARGQINAWVAQVTSNLIGSVLGPRSITPLTRVVLGNAMYFKGKWEKPFDKEDTANKPFHRLDGRTVEVPFMKSWSSQFIAVHEGFKVLKLRYQMTQAHGWCADRTQFSMCIFLPDAFDGLPSLVDAIASQPGFLHKHLSEEKIDVRKFRVPKFKLSFHNSLVTVLKKLGLQLPFSDQADLSDMVEGDESGLPLVLSDVIHKAVIEVNEEGTEAAASTLMHIGAGCCAMPPSPPPPVDFVADHPFAYFIVEEATGIVVFAGHVVDPSNED